In one window of Ruminococcus hominis DNA:
- a CDS encoding ABC transporter ATP-binding protein, whose amino-acid sequence MSENRGPRRGPMGHGRMGGEKAKDFKGTMGKLIKYMSAFKIQMLFVVIFAIGGTVFNIIGPKILGKATTEIFNGLVSKVSGGSGMDFEKIATILLTALALYVTSALCSLVQGFLMTGVSQKTTYRLRKEISQKINRMPMNYFDTRTHGEVLSRVTNDVDTLGQSLNQSATQIITSTTTIIGVLVMMLSISPLMTLVALLILPVSLGMISFVMKHSQKYFKGQQEYLGNVNGQVEEVYSGHNIVKAFNKEKDVIEEFEKTNDKLYDSAWKSQFFSGMMMPIMQFVGNLGYVGVVILGGVLAAKKTIEVGDIQSFIQYVRNFTQPIQQLAQVANMLQSTAAASERVFEFLEEEEEDQTVPNPVSVEGLEGNVTFEHVHFGYNEDKIIINDFSVDVKEGQKIAIVGPTGAGKTTMIKLLMRFYDVNGGAILIDGHNVKDFNRSELRQMFGMVLQDTWLFHGSIKDNIKYGKLDATDEEVIEAAKAARVHRFVQTLPGGYDMELNEEASNVSQGQKQLLTIARAILADPKILILDEATSSVDTRTEIQIQKAMDTLMKGRTSFVIAHRLSTIRDADVILVMKDGDIVEQGNHEELLAKNGFYADLYNSQFENTTEQAS is encoded by the coding sequence ATGAGTGAAAATCGAGGACCAAGACGTGGGCCGATGGGTCATGGACGTATGGGTGGAGAAAAGGCAAAAGATTTCAAAGGTACCATGGGAAAATTAATTAAATACATGAGTGCATTTAAGATTCAGATGCTGTTCGTTGTAATCTTTGCCATTGGAGGAACTGTCTTTAATATCATCGGACCGAAAATACTTGGTAAAGCAACAACAGAGATTTTTAATGGACTGGTAAGCAAAGTTTCCGGCGGAAGCGGAATGGATTTTGAAAAGATTGCAACTATTTTGCTGACAGCATTGGCATTGTATGTAACGAGTGCATTGTGCTCGTTGGTACAGGGCTTCTTGATGACGGGAGTTTCACAAAAAACAACATACCGATTGAGAAAAGAAATTTCACAGAAAATCAATCGTATGCCAATGAATTACTTTGATACGAGAACACATGGTGAAGTGCTTTCAAGGGTTACGAATGATGTGGACACTCTGGGACAGAGTTTGAATCAGAGTGCAACACAGATTATAACTTCGACAACAACGATCATCGGTGTACTTGTGATGATGTTGTCAATCAGTCCTCTTATGACACTGGTTGCACTCTTAATCCTTCCTGTTTCACTTGGCATGATTTCATTTGTAATGAAACATTCACAGAAATATTTCAAAGGACAGCAGGAATATCTGGGAAATGTAAATGGTCAGGTGGAGGAAGTTTATTCTGGGCATAATATCGTGAAAGCCTTTAATAAGGAAAAAGATGTGATCGAAGAGTTTGAGAAGACGAATGATAAATTATATGATTCAGCATGGAAATCACAGTTCTTTTCCGGAATGATGATGCCGATCATGCAGTTTGTGGGAAATTTAGGATATGTAGGGGTAGTTATACTCGGAGGCGTTTTAGCTGCTAAGAAGACGATTGAAGTTGGAGATATACAGTCATTTATCCAGTATGTAAGAAACTTTACTCAGCCAATCCAGCAGCTTGCACAGGTTGCAAATATGCTACAGTCCACAGCAGCAGCTTCAGAACGTGTCTTTGAATTTCTTGAAGAAGAGGAAGAAGATCAGACAGTTCCAAATCCGGTATCAGTAGAAGGACTAGAAGGAAATGTTACATTTGAGCATGTGCATTTTGGATACAATGAGGATAAGATTATTATCAATGATTTTTCTGTTGATGTAAAAGAAGGACAGAAAATTGCGATTGTTGGACCGACTGGTGCAGGAAAAACAACAATGATCAAGCTTTTGATGCGTTTCTATGACGTGAATGGCGGGGCAATTTTGATTGATGGACACAATGTTAAGGATTTTAACAGAAGTGAATTAAGACAGATGTTTGGAATGGTACTTCAGGATACATGGTTGTTCCATGGAAGTATAAAGGATAACATTAAATATGGAAAGCTGGATGCGACAGATGAAGAAGTGATTGAAGCTGCAAAGGCGGCAAGAGTACATCGATTTGTACAGACATTGCCGGGTGGATACGATATGGAATTAAACGAAGAAGCAAGTAATGTGTCACAGGGACAGAAACAGCTTCTTACAATTGCGAGAGCAATTCTTGCAGATCCTAAAATATTAATCCTGGATGAGGCTACAAGTTCTGTAGATACAAGAACAGAAATTCAAATCCAAAAAGCGATGGATACGCTTATGAAGGGAAGAACAAGTTTTGTGATCGCACATAGACTTTCTACTATACGTGACGCAGATGTGATCCTGGTTATGAAAGATGGAGATATTGTAGAACAGGGAAATCACGAAGAGCTGCTTGCAAAAAATGGATTCTATGCAGATTTGTATAACTCACAGTTTGAAAATACAACAGAACAAGCATCATAA
- a CDS encoding ABC transporter ATP-binding protein, producing the protein MGKLFKYLKTYWKMAFVILLVLLVQVYCDLSLPSYTSDIVNVGIQQAGVDDKIPEAISEEEMEKVLLFVQADDRQTVLDAYEKDENTYNQTAYVLKKNIQDNEEKTEELEEILSVPMMMTAGFEQGSDTTAKIEEQLRANIPAEMLPKDATVFDILKMLPQEQLSQMTDKMKDQMDDMPDTIIEQAGISYIKTAYEDLGMDMNQIQFHYLFVTGGKMLALALLGMLASVLVGLLASRVGASTGRDLRGKVFRKVVGFSNNEFDQFSTASLITRSTNDIQQIQMLIVMLLRIVLYAPLIAIGGIYKVFQTNVSMSWIIALAAILIVLVVSVLFIVAMPKFKIMQQLVDKLNLVTREILTGLSVIRAFSTEKHEEERFDKANRDLTKTNLFVNRAMTFMMPVMMVVMNAISVLIVWTGAHGINEGQMQVGDMMAFIQYTMQIIMGFLMLCMISVMLPRAAVAAERVDEVLTSKTIIKDPEQPKHLPKKTEGVLKFNHVSFKYPGADEDVLEDIDFTAHPGQTTAIIGSTGSGKSTLVNLIPRFYDVTEGSITLDGIDIREITQQELRSKLGYVPQKGVLFSGTIGSNIMFGNPDGNEQDMEEAAKIAQATEFIDTKSKKYDSTISQGGGNVSGGQKQRLSIARAIAKHPKLFIFDDSFSALDYKTDVALRKALKEKTSDSTVLIVAQRISTILHAEQIIVLDDGKIAGVGTHQELLKNCEVYQQIAASQLSEAELKAGLEENGKGGEQ; encoded by the coding sequence ATGGGTAAATTATTCAAATATCTGAAAACGTACTGGAAGATGGCATTTGTTATATTGCTTGTACTTTTGGTTCAGGTATATTGCGACTTATCTCTGCCAAGTTATACGTCAGATATCGTAAATGTTGGAATTCAGCAGGCAGGTGTCGATGACAAGATACCGGAAGCAATTTCAGAAGAAGAGATGGAGAAAGTATTGTTGTTTGTACAGGCAGATGACAGGCAGACAGTGCTGGATGCATATGAAAAAGATGAGAATACTTATAATCAAACAGCATATGTATTGAAGAAAAACATTCAGGATAACGAAGAGAAAACAGAAGAATTAGAAGAGATTTTATCTGTTCCGATGATGATGACAGCTGGATTTGAACAAGGAAGTGATACAACAGCTAAGATTGAAGAGCAGTTGCGTGCAAACATTCCGGCCGAGATGCTTCCAAAAGATGCAACAGTATTTGATATTTTGAAAATGCTGCCACAAGAGCAACTTTCACAGATGACTGATAAGATGAAAGACCAGATGGATGATATGCCGGATACGATCATAGAACAGGCCGGAATCAGCTATATCAAAACGGCATATGAAGATCTTGGTATGGATATGAATCAGATACAATTCCACTATTTGTTTGTAACAGGAGGAAAGATGCTTGCACTTGCATTACTCGGAATGTTGGCAAGTGTTCTGGTCGGACTGCTGGCATCACGCGTGGGTGCATCAACAGGACGCGACCTTCGTGGCAAAGTGTTTAGAAAAGTTGTTGGATTTTCCAATAATGAATTTGATCAGTTTTCAACAGCTTCATTGATCACAAGAAGTACCAATGATATTCAGCAGATACAGATGTTGATCGTTATGCTTCTTCGTATTGTATTATATGCTCCGCTTATCGCAATCGGCGGCATTTATAAAGTATTCCAAACAAATGTATCTATGTCATGGATCATTGCATTGGCGGCGATTTTAATCGTATTGGTAGTTTCTGTATTGTTTATTGTTGCAATGCCAAAATTTAAGATCATGCAGCAATTGGTTGATAAACTGAATCTTGTAACACGTGAAATCTTAACTGGTTTATCAGTTATCCGTGCATTTAGTACAGAAAAACATGAAGAAGAAAGATTTGATAAAGCGAATAGAGATTTGACAAAAACCAATCTTTTTGTAAACCGTGCTATGACATTTATGATGCCGGTCATGATGGTAGTTATGAATGCAATTTCTGTACTGATCGTATGGACGGGAGCGCATGGCATAAATGAAGGTCAGATGCAGGTCGGTGATATGATGGCATTTATCCAATATACAATGCAGATTATCATGGGATTTTTAATGCTGTGTATGATTTCTGTTATGTTACCTAGAGCAGCTGTTGCAGCAGAGCGTGTAGATGAAGTGTTGACAAGCAAGACGATCATCAAAGATCCAGAGCAACCGAAACATTTGCCAAAGAAAACAGAAGGCGTTTTGAAATTCAATCATGTATCTTTTAAATATCCTGGTGCAGATGAAGATGTTCTTGAAGATATTGACTTTACGGCACATCCGGGACAGACAACGGCCATTATCGGAAGTACCGGAAGTGGAAAATCTACATTAGTGAATTTGATTCCTCGTTTCTATGATGTGACAGAAGGTTCTATTACATTGGATGGTATTGACATCCGAGAAATAACACAGCAGGAGCTGAGAAGTAAACTGGGATATGTTCCACAGAAAGGTGTTCTGTTCTCGGGAACGATTGGTTCGAATATTATGTTTGGTAATCCGGACGGAAATGAACAGGATATGGAAGAGGCAGCCAAGATTGCACAGGCAACAGAATTTATCGATACAAAATCCAAAAAATATGACAGTACAATTTCACAGGGCGGTGGAAATGTATCAGGAGGACAAAAGCAGCGTCTATCTATAGCACGTGCGATTGCAAAACATCCAAAACTCTTTATTTTTGATGACAGTTTTTCAGCACTGGATTATAAGACAGATGTAGCACTTCGTAAGGCATTGAAGGAAAAAACATCAGACAGTACTGTGTTAATCGTAGCACAGCGTATTAGTACAATTTTGCATGCGGAACAGATTATTGTTCTGGACGATGGAAAGATTGCCGGAGTCGGTACTCATCAGGAGTTGCTGAAAAATTGTGAGGTATATCAGCAGATTGCAGCTTCTCAGTTATCAGAAGCAGAATTAAAGGCGGGATTAGAAGAAAATGGGAAAGGAGGAGAACAGTAA
- the pflA gene encoding pyruvate formate-lyase-activating protein, translating to MAEALKGYVHSLESFGSVDGPGVRYIIFLTGCAMRCQFCHNPDTWDMKKGTLYTTDELLEKAMKYRSYWKNDGGITVSGGEPLLQIDFLTELFRKAKANGIHTTLDTSGNPFTREEPFFSKFNELMKYTDLVMLDIKHIDDEQHKILTGCTNKNILDLARYLSDIKKPVWIRHVLVPERSDYDEYLIKLDEFIQTLDNVQKVEVLPYHTLGAYKWDELGYEYKLKGIDPPSVERVENANKLLHTGV from the coding sequence ATGGCAGAAGCATTAAAAGGTTATGTTCATTCGCTGGAAAGCTTTGGATCAGTAGACGGCCCGGGAGTGCGGTATATTATTTTCCTGACAGGATGTGCAATGAGATGCCAGTTTTGTCATAATCCGGATACATGGGATATGAAGAAAGGAACTCTTTACACAACAGATGAACTGTTAGAAAAAGCAATGAAATATCGTTCTTACTGGAAAAATGATGGCGGGATCACAGTAAGTGGTGGAGAACCATTATTGCAGATTGATTTTCTGACAGAATTATTCCGTAAGGCAAAAGCAAATGGAATTCATACAACACTTGATACAAGCGGAAATCCATTTACAAGAGAAGAGCCATTTTTCAGCAAATTTAATGAATTAATGAAATATACAGATCTGGTGATGCTTGATATCAAACATATTGATGATGAGCAGCATAAGATTTTAACAGGATGTACAAATAAAAATATTTTAGATTTGGCCCGTTACTTATCAGACATCAAAAAACCTGTTTGGATTCGTCATGTTCTTGTACCGGAAAGAAGCGATTATGATGAATATTTGATCAAACTGGATGAATTTATTCAAACATTGGATAATGTTCAGAAAGTAGAAGTTCTTCCATATCATACTTTAGGTGCGTATAAATGGGATGAACTTGGCTATGAGTACAAATTAAAAGGAATTGATCCACCATCAGTCGAGAGAGTTGAGAATGCAAATAAACTGCTTCACACAGGAGTTTAG
- a CDS encoding 5-formyltetrahydrofolate cyclo-ligase gives MKTDLKREKQELRKQIKKKISELSIAYCKSADEKISKHALTLPEYENAKVVFCYVGTKDEINTTPMLQEILKSGRKLGVPKCISKGVMKVYAITSLDDLEEGAYGIMEPKGYCEEIPPQKIDLAFVPCVTCNKKGDRLGYGGGFYDRYLSQTDAWRVILCREKILLSEIPTEGHDLMMDVVVSEREIVRYQTEN, from the coding sequence ATGAAAACAGATTTAAAAAGAGAAAAACAAGAGCTACGGAAACAAATAAAAAAGAAAATTTCAGAACTTTCAATAGCGTATTGTAAGTCAGCAGATGAGAAGATTAGCAAACATGCATTAACACTTCCTGAATATGAGAATGCAAAGGTAGTCTTTTGTTATGTGGGAACGAAAGATGAAATTAATACAACGCCGATGTTACAGGAAATATTAAAGTCAGGCAGGAAGCTTGGTGTTCCAAAGTGTATTTCAAAAGGTGTTATGAAAGTTTATGCGATTACAAGCCTGGATGACTTGGAAGAAGGTGCTTATGGCATTATGGAGCCAAAAGGTTACTGCGAAGAAATACCACCGCAGAAGATTGATCTGGCATTTGTACCATGTGTCACATGCAATAAAAAAGGTGACAGACTCGGATACGGTGGGGGATTTTATGACAGATATCTTAGTCAGACAGATGCGTGGAGAGTAATCTTGTGCAGAGAAAAAATACTTCTGTCGGAGATACCGACAGAAGGGCATGACTTGATGATGGATGTTGTGGTATCCGAGAGAGAAATCGTTCGATATCAAACGGAAAATTAG
- the cls gene encoding cardiolipin synthase, producing the protein MKQDTLEGRAKTKNGVKRLCFSGFCILLEILFVIVMLTKLNRYAEFVNLLTRILAGGLVLGLYASNKTSSMKMPWIILILIFPIMGVGLYLMIGLNGGTRKMRIRYKEIDDTILPLLPENQETLGRLNEKNPKAGNIAYYIKKNANYPVYQNTDVTYYSEAVKGLESQLEELSKAESFIFMEYHAIEDAQAWYMIQKVLEERVQAGVEVRIFYDDMGSIGFINTDFIKKLENVGIQCRVFNPFMPGLNVFLNNRDHRKITVIDGKIGFIGGYNLANEYFNFTHPYGQWKDTGIRLEGDAVRSLTITFLEMWNAVNDKDKNDTNFEKYLLPYEYHAEQSGFIQPYADSPMDDEQVGEEVYISMINKAEKYCWFMTPYLIITDEMMHAMCLAAKRGVDVRIITPGIPDKKLIYSVTRSFYHGLVKDGVRIFEWTPGFCHAKMSVADDCMATCGTINLDYRSLYHHFENGCFMADCSAVTLIREDLEATMKECCEVTEKYSSGNSAYLRLGQLFMRLFAGLL; encoded by the coding sequence ATGAAACAGGATACACTAGAAGGCAGAGCGAAAACCAAAAACGGCGTAAAGCGATTATGTTTTTCTGGGTTTTGTATTTTGCTGGAAATTCTTTTTGTTATAGTTATGCTCACCAAATTGAATAGATACGCAGAATTTGTCAATTTGCTGACAAGGATTCTGGCAGGCGGTTTGGTTTTGGGACTTTATGCATCCAACAAAACTTCGTCTATGAAAATGCCATGGATAATTTTGATACTTATATTTCCGATAATGGGAGTTGGTCTGTACTTGATGATTGGATTAAACGGCGGAACTCGTAAAATGAGAATACGATACAAAGAAATTGATGATACTATTTTGCCGTTACTTCCGGAAAATCAAGAAACTTTAGGAAGATTAAACGAGAAAAATCCAAAAGCCGGCAATATTGCTTACTATATAAAGAAAAATGCAAATTATCCGGTATATCAGAATACGGATGTAACATATTACAGTGAAGCGGTAAAAGGACTGGAATCCCAGCTTGAAGAATTGTCAAAAGCAGAAAGTTTTATTTTTATGGAATACCATGCGATTGAGGATGCACAAGCGTGGTATATGATCCAAAAGGTTTTGGAAGAACGAGTACAAGCAGGAGTGGAAGTTCGCATTTTTTATGATGACATGGGGTCGATCGGATTCATAAATACAGATTTTATAAAGAAGCTTGAGAATGTAGGGATTCAGTGCCGCGTATTCAATCCGTTTATGCCGGGTCTGAATGTATTTCTAAATAATCGAGATCATCGTAAAATTACGGTTATAGATGGGAAAATCGGATTTATCGGCGGCTATAATCTTGCAAATGAGTACTTCAATTTTACACATCCATACGGACAGTGGAAGGATACGGGGATTCGTTTAGAGGGAGACGCAGTCCGGTCATTGACGATAACATTTTTAGAAATGTGGAATGCAGTCAATGATAAAGATAAAAATGATACGAATTTTGAAAAATATTTATTACCATATGAGTATCATGCAGAACAAAGTGGATTTATCCAGCCTTATGCGGACAGTCCGATGGATGATGAGCAGGTGGGCGAAGAAGTTTACATCAGCATGATAAATAAAGCAGAAAAATATTGTTGGTTTATGACGCCGTATCTGATTATTACAGATGAGATGATGCATGCAATGTGTCTGGCTGCGAAACGTGGGGTTGATGTAAGGATAATTACACCGGGAATTCCGGATAAGAAATTGATTTATAGTGTTACACGTTCATTTTATCACGGGCTGGTAAAAGATGGAGTGCGTATTTTTGAATGGACTCCTGGATTTTGCCATGCAAAAATGAGTGTAGCAGATGATTGTATGGCTACGTGTGGAACAATAAATCTGGATTATAGAAGCCTTTATCATCATTTTGAAAATGGATGCTTTATGGCAGATTGTAGCGCGGTTACTTTGATTAGAGAAGATTTAGAAGCAACCATGAAAGAATGCTGTGAAGTGACGGAAAAATATAGTTCAGGGAATAGTGCTTATTTGCGTCTGGGCCAATTGTTTATGAGATTATTTGCAGGATTATTATAG
- a CDS encoding DUF4317 domain-containing protein, translating to MNKKEVLEIRKQFTPANCAITRICGCYVDHEKTKRLESKEAFLSLPEEEAFKYFDIFKKTLSGSLGKNLLNMEFPLEQEMPGGTQEFLLKLKNSKLEDDMLLEEFYDKIIENYEYEENYYIILIHAMYDIPGKGTDELEMYDASDEVFEYLICSICPVSLSKAGLCYNAEDNRIEDRIRDWIVDKPDKGFLFPAFTDRSTDIHGVLYYTKKSQDLQPELINQVLGAKMPMSADSQKETFQMIIEDTLGEDGDYETVRNIHETLNEIIEEHKDEPEPVSLDKTDVKKIFENSGVSAEQMEIFEQTFEAAAGEKSTLIAENIAETRKFNIETPDVVIKVNPDRADLIETRIIDGRQCIVIPVDDHIELNGINVRTIKRPQADK from the coding sequence ATGAATAAAAAAGAAGTACTGGAAATTAGAAAACAATTTACACCAGCAAACTGTGCGATTACGCGTATTTGCGGATGCTATGTAGACCATGAAAAGACAAAACGTTTAGAATCGAAAGAAGCATTTCTTTCTTTGCCGGAAGAAGAAGCATTTAAGTATTTTGATATTTTTAAGAAAACATTATCAGGGAGTCTGGGGAAGAACCTGTTGAATATGGAATTTCCTTTGGAACAGGAGATGCCGGGAGGAACGCAGGAATTTTTATTGAAATTAAAAAACAGTAAATTAGAAGATGATATGCTTTTGGAAGAGTTTTACGATAAAATAATCGAGAACTATGAGTATGAAGAAAACTATTATATTATTTTGATCCATGCAATGTATGATATTCCGGGAAAAGGAACAGATGAATTAGAAATGTATGATGCATCGGATGAGGTATTTGAATATCTTATATGCAGTATCTGTCCAGTGTCATTATCAAAAGCCGGATTGTGTTATAATGCCGAGGATAACAGGATTGAAGACCGTATACGTGACTGGATTGTAGATAAGCCTGATAAAGGATTTTTGTTCCCTGCATTTACAGATCGAAGTACAGATATCCATGGGGTATTGTATTATACAAAGAAATCGCAGGACCTTCAGCCGGAGTTGATCAATCAGGTGCTGGGAGCGAAGATGCCGATGTCGGCGGACTCACAGAAAGAGACATTCCAGATGATTATTGAGGATACGCTCGGCGAAGATGGTGATTATGAAACGGTAAGAAATATTCATGAAACTTTGAATGAAATTATTGAAGAACATAAAGATGAGCCGGAACCAGTATCCTTAGATAAAACAGATGTGAAGAAAATCTTTGAGAATAGTGGCGTATCAGCAGAACAGATGGAGATATTTGAACAGACATTTGAGGCTGCAGCGGGCGAAAAATCAACACTTATTGCAGAAAATATTGCAGAGACAAGAAAATTCAATATTGAGACACCTGACGTGGTTATAAAAGTAAACCCGGACAGAGCTGATTTGATTGAAACAAGGATAATTGATGGAAGACAATGCATTGTGATTCCTGTTGATGACCATATAGAATTGAATGGGATTAATGTCCGTACAATAAAACGCCCGCAGGCAGATAAATAA
- a CDS encoding MarR family winged helix-turn-helix transcriptional regulator, whose protein sequence is MNDEKEMSIINIMNQIMHMEMNCASQSLKQYELKPWQAAMFFSLHQNSGMSQRELAKKMKLTPPTITSGIKKMEKQGLIERRPDEQDQRIMRLYLTEKAENCLEQVWGVINKMEEMLVSGFSIEEKILLRRFLLQMLDNLKQQAERTTDQKNN, encoded by the coding sequence GTGAATGATGAAAAAGAAATGTCAATCATCAATATTATGAATCAGATTATGCATATGGAGATGAACTGTGCCAGTCAGTCGTTAAAACAATATGAATTAAAACCATGGCAGGCAGCGATGTTTTTCTCATTACATCAAAATAGTGGTATGTCACAAAGGGAATTAGCTAAAAAGATGAAACTGACACCACCGACGATCACATCGGGAATTAAGAAGATGGAAAAGCAGGGCTTGATCGAGCGCCGGCCTGACGAACAGGATCAACGGATTATGAGATTATATTTGACAGAAAAGGCAGAGAATTGTCTTGAACAGGTTTGGGGTGTAATTAATAAGATGGAAGAGATGTTAGTTTCGGGGTTTAGTATAGAAGAAAAAATCCTGCTTAGAAGATTTTTACTCCAAATGCTGGATAATTTAAAACAGCAGGCGGAACGTACAACCGACCAGAAAAACAATTAA
- the moaC gene encoding cyclic pyranopterin monophosphate synthase MoaC produces MESGLTHFDENGKALMVDVTDKGETVREATAAGKIMVSRKVYEAIAAGTVGKGDVLGVATTAGIMGAKRTAELIPMCHILPITNCRVTFDMDEESCTIYCYCTVKVTGKTGVEMEALTGVSVALLTVYDMCKALDKSMEIGEIYLCRKTGGKSGEVRNEKVPYIQHENKTPKNDPLKDLDYQLGNPNRKRTVTGRGTLDDLDLL; encoded by the coding sequence ATGGAATCGGGGTTAACGCATTTTGATGAAAATGGCAAGGCACTGATGGTGGATGTGACAGATAAAGGCGAGACTGTTCGTGAGGCAACTGCCGCAGGAAAAATCATGGTCAGCAGAAAAGTATATGAAGCAATTGCAGCAGGAACAGTTGGAAAAGGAGATGTCCTGGGAGTGGCGACAACAGCCGGGATTATGGGAGCTAAGAGAACAGCTGAACTGATTCCGATGTGTCATATTCTTCCAATCACGAATTGCAGAGTGACGTTTGATATGGATGAAGAAAGTTGTACAATCTACTGCTATTGTACAGTGAAAGTGACAGGAAAGACAGGCGTAGAGATGGAAGCACTGACAGGGGTCAGTGTTGCACTTTTGACCGTGTATGATATGTGTAAGGCATTGGATAAATCGATGGAGATCGGTGAGATTTATCTTTGTAGAAAGACGGGCGGTAAGAGTGGCGAAGTGCGAAATGAGAAAGTACCATATATACAGCATGAAAATAAGACACCTAAGAATGATCCGTTAAAAGATTTGGATTATCAGTTGGGTAATCCGAATAGAAAACGGACGGTAACAGGACGCGGAACACTGGATGATTTGGATTTATTA